Below is a window of Phocoena sinus isolate mPhoSin1 chromosome 2, mPhoSin1.pri, whole genome shotgun sequence DNA.
CCATGGCCCTCTCTCACACGCATCTGACATAACTGTGAGATCCTCTGGGTGGTAGATCCTGGGGGTGAATAGGGAGGGGTCTGCTGGATGCCTCTTTGGTCctccctccccaagccccagAGTCCTCTGCCAGTCCCTTGGCCTGAGGCTGCCTCCCCGCATTTGTAGCCTGACCCTCTATGTGGAAGTAGCCTGCAATGGGCTCCTGGGGGCCGGGAAGGGAAGCATGATCGCAGCCCCTGACCCAGAGAAGATGTTCCAGGTGAGCCGGGCTGAGCTGGCCGTGTTCCACCGGGGTGTCCACAAGCTCCTGGTGGATCTGGAGCTGCTGCTGGGGATAGCCAAGGTACTCAACACCCCCGCGCCACCTGCTCACCCTCTAGAGCCCTGTTCCAGGCAGGCTGTTTCTTGGGTCAGATAGTTGGAGCCCTGGGAATCCAGAATAGGGAGGGTGTTTCATGCCTGCCTGAGTGTTGAGAGGATTTCCCTGTgtaaaggggaggaaggagacagTGCTGAGCAGGGGGGCCAGCAGGAGCACAGGGTCGGAGGTAGGGAGGAGCTCTGCTGAGAACCCGTGGGAGATCAGCTGGGGTCTAATTTTGGAGACTCTGCTTGTTTGAGATGGGGATTAAGGGACAGAACCCTGCTGCAGGGCCTCGGGGAGGACAACCAGCGCAGCTACCAGGCCCTGTACACAGCCAACCAGATGGTGAACATATGTGACCCCGCCCAGCCGGAGACCTTCCCAGTGGCCCAGGCCCTGGCCTCCAAGTTCTTTGGCCAACGTGGGGGTGAAAGCCAGCATACCATCCATGCCCTGGGGCACTGCCACATTGATACAGGTAGGGCAGCAGTTGGCTGGGCTGGTTCGGGGAGGCAGGAGTGGCCTCGAAGACCTGGCTGTGCCCTGGAAGCACTGTGTGATCCACATCGAGTTCTTGCCCCtcttggacctcagttttccctgGGGAAAGGGGAATGGGCTGTAGGCTCTGCTAGATGTggcttcatttattctttcaacaaaatcTGACGCCCCGTGTGGCCCCGTGCTAGATATTGGGGGGGGTAGGACTATAGAGACTGGCGATCACAAAATAGGCAGACGCAGTTGCTGccaggatggagggaaggatgggggggctggggagcccagAAGAGGCATTTAACCCAGCTGGGTCTGGGGGATTCAAGAAAGGTTTCTCAGAGGAGATGACCTTTGAACAGAGTGAGGATGAGTAAGAATTTGACAATTCCCAAGTCCTCAGATAGGAGTGATGTGGAAGTAGTTGAGATGAGGACTCAAGCCCAGGGGAAGGTTTCCTGGGGAGGATCAGGAGGTCAGTTTTGAACCTGGTTAAGTCTGCAGTGTCTGTGAGGCTTATgggaaattacatttttaaaaaactccccaAAGTATTGATTCGGATGCAGCTAAAGTTTCTGAACCACAGAACAAGGGCTTTCTCTGCTGTGCCAAAGCATGGGATGTAGAGTTCTGGGCTGGTAAAGAAGGAACTGAGGCCTAGAGGTTGCAAGAGGCTGTAGTGCCTCACACAGGACAGCTGGCCCAGGCAGGTCCATCTCAGGAAGCTGTGCCCTCTGTTCCAGGCTGTCCTTCAATGTGCGTGTAGGGGAAGGGCCAACCCACACTACCTCTTATAGGATCCTCTCAGGGGTGTCTAAACCTCAGAGTAAGGCTATTCCAGGGACTGGGGCCTCCATTTCCTGATGTAAAATTGATCCGATAGGCCCAGCCAACCTCCTTTCCCCAGTCCCTACTCCTACCTTGCAAGAGTGATGTAAAGTGACAGCTCAGGAGAGATGCCACAGGACTTTGCAGGGAAAGGGCCTGGGATGGACGGAAGGCTAGGATGACCCTCTGGAGGCCCAGGCTGGGCGTGGTTGGatgctggggggcaggggtgcgGCTGGAGATCTGTGAGGAGCGGGGGACCTTGCTGCTCTCCtatcctccaccctcctccccgtCTAGCCTGGCTCTGGCCCTTCAAGGAGACCGTGCGGAAATGTGCCCGGAGCTGGGTGACAGTCGTTCAGCTCATGGAGCGGAATCCTGAGTTCATCTTTGCCTGCTCCCAGGTCAGAGGGACGGCTGTGCGGTGGTACCTGGAGCCCAATGGGCGCTAGTGTGAGGTTCCGAGGGCTTCTGGGGCCTGAGGGGCAGGGCTACTCACCCTCAGCCACCCACTGGGCCCCAGGTGCTCAGCCCTGGGTGGGGTTCTTGTCCCCCGGCCCAGCTCCTGCCTCGTCTGCCCCACAGGCACAGCAGCTCGCGTGGGTGAAGAGCCACTACCCTGGCCTGCATGCCCGGCTCCAGGAGTTCGCCTGCCGTGGGCAATTTGTGCCCGTCGGGGGCACCTGGGTGGAGATGGTAAGTGCAGTCCACAGCCCTGGCCCCAGAAACCTCCCCTCTGGCAGACAGACAGGTGGGCCTGTGAGGAGATGGACACTCCCTGGGCACTGACTATAACCCAGTGTCAGAGCCCTGGCTGCTCCTGTCCGGGTGGTTGGTCTGAGGTCCTGCGCATTCCACCGGGTGCTGACCCCAGCTGCCTCCCTGTTCCCTCACTGCCAGGATGGGAACCTTCCCAGTGGAGAGGCCATGGTGAGGCAGTTCCTGCAGGGACAGAGCTTCTTCCTGCAGGAGTTTGGGAAGATGTGCTCTGAGGTAGGCTGGGAGCGGCTGCGCCTGCAGGCGCATGGGGCTGGAGCTTGCCCTTGAGTGATGAGGGGCAGAGGCTGTGGCCGTGCTGCCGAGAGCCGTGGTTCCCGTGCCCAGAGGCCCTTTCCCTGCAGTTCTGGCTGCCAGACACATTCGGCTACTCAGCGCAGCTCCCACAGATCATGCGCAGCTGTGGCATCGGGCACTTCCTCACCCAAAAACTGAGCTGGAACTTGGTGAACTCCTTCCCGGTGAGCAGGCCCCAGGGAACCAGGCTCAGAGTGGGCCTGGGTCCCACCTAGCCCATACATCTCCGTCCAGGTTTATTGAGGGGCCCTGGACAAGCCACCCAACCCCGACCCAGAGAAGGCATGCCTCCCCCAGGGTCACACAACAGGAGGGGCAGGTCTAGGAGGCCCGGCTGTGCCTCAGCCCTGACTCTGCCCTCTCTCTTCTACCTGTTTCCCTGCCTGCAGCACCATACCTTTTTCTGGGAGGGGCTGGATGGCTCCCGGGTGCTGACCCACTTCCCGCCTGGTGACTCATATGGGATGCAGGGCAGTGTGGAGGAGGTGAGAGGGCACCTAGTGGCCAAGGTCGGGGATAGGAGGCAGGCTGGAGAGGGCTGGGTGTCCTGTCCCAAGCTGACCCCGAGCCCACCTGTGCAGGTGCTGAAGACTGTGGCCAAAAACCGGGACAAGGGGCGTACCAACCACAGTGCCTTCCTCTTTGgctttggggatgggggtggtggccCCACCCAGACCATGGTGGACCGCTTGAAGCGGCTGTGCAATACAGATGGGCTGCCCAGGTCAGGCCTGGGCTCACTCGGCCCTACCCTCCACCCTTGCCCTTAGTCCTTCCTTCTGTTCAAATATTGGGCCCGACACCTCCCCTAAACCTTGTCCCCCTCCAATCCCAGACCATGGGCTCCTCCCAACTTCTACCCTGGTGGTAGGGTGGGGGGAAAGCTAAAGGTGGGACGGGGCTGAAACCTACTGGAGAGAAAACTCTCCTGGGGTGTCCAGAACTGGCTTTGTGTGGACAGGGAGCTTTCTGGGCGTGGCTCCTTTCTGTCGGGACTGGATCTCTTGTCACCCTTGCATGGAAGAAGGGTGAATCACACGGCCAAGCTGGGAGACCCAGGCTTGCAGTCTCCCTCAGGGTGCAGTTCTCTTCTCCGGAGCGACTCTTCTCGGCGCTGGAGGGCCACTCGGGGCAGCTGTGCACGTGGGTCGGAGAGCTCTTCCTGGAGCTACATAATGGCACCTACACCACCCATGCCCAGGTCAGGAGCTGGTTGCTGAGCCAGATGGGGAGGGTGTGCCCTTGAGAGGCCCAGAGGGtcagaggaggaagcaggggaCAGAGCCCAGCCTAGACCTGGGGGAAGAGGCTTGTGTTCCACAGAGGAGCCGAGAGGAGAGAAGTGCAAGGGCCGGGTGGTCAGGAGCCTGGAGGAGGCAGGACTGAGCATCCCTGAGGGAGGAAGGGCTTGggctgaggggagagaagggaggcatCTGGGGTAGGTAACTCACAAGAGGCCCTGGGGAGCCACCAGGGGTTCTGAGCAAGGGAAGGCTTTGGAAGGTGTCCTGGGATGCTTGAACAGACTCTAGACTGATTCTCCCTACCCTGGGCTCAGATCAAGAAGGGGAACCGGGAGTGTGAGCGGATCCTGCATGACGTGGAGCTGCTCAGCAGCCTGGCCCTGGCCCGCAGTGCCCAGTTCCTCTACCCGGCCGCCCAGCTGCAGGACCTCTGGAGGTCAGTCTGTCTTCTGCCCCCCTGCCACCCATTAACCTCACCCCAGACACCTCTGcggctgcccctccctcccagccttccGCAGCCCTGCCCTTGGCCCCCCGCAGGCTCCTGCTTCTGAACCAGTTCCACGATGTGGTGACTGGAAGCTGCATCCAGCTGGTGGCAGAGGAAGCCATGTGCCACTACGAAGGTGAGGCTGACAACATTTCCGCTGCTCTCCAGCACCCAGGGCAGAGTGTCTCCTGTGGGACATTCAGGGGTCACCCAGACCCCCTGCCCACCCATGACCAGCCAGTCTCTCCCCAGACATCCGTTCCCGTGGCAACACACTGCTCAGCGCTGCAGCCGCAGCCCTTTGTGCTGGGGAGCCAGGTCCTGAGGGCCTCCTCATTGTCAACACACTGCCCTGGAAGCGCACTGAAGTGTTGGCCCTGCCCAGGCCTGGTGGGGCCCACTGCCTAGGTATGAGCTGGGGAGAAGGGTGGCTACTGTAGCAGGAGGGATCAAGGCCAAATCAAGAGTTGGGGACATTCCCCTGGAGATCTCTGCCCCGGGTTGCCCCAGGCTAGAGAGTACTAGTAATACTcaccccctccagccccccaccccgccccgagTATGGTTCCTGGAAGGTGAAGGAGGCTGCGCTGATGCCCAGACCTCATCCCCAGCTCTGGTGACAGTGCCCAGCATGGGCTATGctcctgctcccacccccacctcgcTGCAGCCCCTGCTGCCCCAGCAGCCTGTGTTTGTAGTGCAGGAGGTGAGTGCTGGCACATcgcggtgggcgggggctggcTGTCCTGGGCTGTCCCTGACAACGTGGGGGTTCTGAGCTCCCCAACCTGGAGCAGGTGgcaaggcagggctggggctggggttgggCGGGCTGTTGGTGGCGGAAAGCCTCTGCGGACTTAGCCTCAAGGCCCCCCTCCCACCAAGACTGACGGTTCTGTGACTCTGGACAACGGCATCATCCGGGTGAGGCTGGACCCAACTGGCCGCCTGACGTCTCTGGTGCTGGTGGCCTCCGGCAGGTGCTCACCCCTCACTGCCCTCTCCCAGTGCCTGGCAGGGGACCCCAGACCTCTCATTCCCTCTGTCCCCTGGCCACAGCTGACCACAGTAGCCCACAGGTGGCTCAGGACTGGGACCCACACATGGAATGGGGCCGGCTGGGTTAGGAGTCTCCTGTCCTCTGGGCCTACTCAccctacctcccaccccacccacctcACACAGCTGGAGAGACTGCGGTCATACAGTTGTAAAGCGCTAGTCTCCACGTCCTTCCAGGGAGGCCGTTGCTGAGGGTGCCGTGGGGAACCAGTTTGTGCTGTTCGATGATGTCCCCCTGTACTGGGACGCGTGGGACGTCATGGACTACCACCTAGAAACACGGTGCGGGGTGGGCAGGACTCGGGGGCGGTGTGGGATATGAGAGTATTGGGCCCCCTCCGCCAGGCCGTCCTGGCTCAGTGCCTCCCTCGCCTGTTCCACAGGAAGCCAGTGCTGGGCCAGGCAGGGACCTTGGCCGTGGGCACTCAGGGTGGCGTGCGGGGCAGCGCCTGGTTTCTGCTGCAGATCAGCCCCAGTAGTCGGCTCAGCCAAGAGGTTGTGCTGGACGTCGGCTGCCCCTATGTCCGCTTCCACACCGAGGTAGcagggggcagggtggtgggTATCTTCCCTGGGTGTGGCCGGTGAGGAGGGGTCCCTCCCCTTGCACCCCTACCTCCACCCCCGACAGGTACACTGGCACGAGGCCCACAAGTTCCTGAAGGTGGAGTTCCCTGCCCGTGTGCGGAGCCCCCAGGCCACCTTTGAGGTCCAGTTCGGACATCTGCAGCGGCCCACCCACTACAACACCTCTTGGGACTGGGCCCGATTTGAGGTCTGACGTGGGGTGGTGTGGGGCGGGGTGTGGTGGAGGGTTTGGATCCTCCCTGGCTGGGGAGAGGCTAGTTGTGTGGTATGGggtgaggaggaggaagatgatgaTCAGTATTTGCTGGTTCCTGACATGtatgccaggcatggtgctaagTGCTTTCTGTTTAGTCTGATATTCATGCCCATTTGGTGGGGTAAGTACCCTTATCCCCCTTTCCCAGATGAGGAGCGGGGGCTTAGACAGGTAGTGCGGTGTGCGCAGGGCCTCCTGTAGTGAGAGCTGGCATTCAGTCGTGTGGTCCCAGAGCTTCCCTCAGTCTACTGACAGGAGCTCTGGAGCACGAGGAGGCGGCGGGGCCACCAAGTGGGTCTCCGATCTACCCTCCAGGTGTGGGCCCACCGCTGGATGGATCTGTCAGAGCACGGCTTTGGGCTGGCTCTGCTCAATGACTGCAAGTATGGCGCGTCAGTGCGAGGCAGCGTCCTCAGCCTCTCCCTGTGAGTGGGGTGCCTCCCAGGGACGGGTATGGGAGTGCGGTCTTCCCAGGACAGAACTTCGGCGGCTCTAGCCTGGCCCttaccaccctccccaccccagcttgcGGGCGCCCAAGTCCCCTGACGCCACGGTTGACATGGGGCGCCACGAGTTCACCTACGCGCTGATGCCGCATGAAGGTGAGTGCTGCGGCCCCGATACCTCTCTGCCCCTCTCAGCCTCGGTTGCCCCAACGGTACGTGGGGAGCACTCCAGCAGTCCCACGCCCCTACCCTCATTTTCCACCACGCGTCCCTTTCCGGTCTGCGCCCAGGGTCCTTCCAGGACGCTGGCGTTATTCCCGCTGCCTACAGCCTCAACTTCCCCCTGTTGGCGCTGCCCGCCCCGGGCCCGGCACCCGCCGCCGCCTGGAGCGCCTTTTCAGTGTCCTCGCCCGCAGTCGTGTTGGAGACCGTCAAGCAGGCAAGGGCCGGTGGGGTGCGGGGAGCGGGCCGGGGTCCCGAGCTGGGCCCGCCCTCGGCCCCGCCCACCACCACCTTCTCCCTCCGTAGGCGGAGACCAGCCTCCAGGGCCGCAAGCTGGTCCTGAGGCTGTACGAGGCCCACGGCAGCCACGTGGACTGCTGGCTGCACATGTCGCTGCCGGTTCAGGAGGCCGTCCTGTGAGTGGGGGcgcggggtgggagtgggagtcCTGCCCTCGCGGGGCCCTCATGGTCCCTCCTGTTCTCCAGCTGTGACCTCCTGGAGCGCCGTGACCCTGCTGGCCCCCTGCCCCTTCGGGACAGCCGCCTGAAGCTCACCTTTTCTCCCTTCCAAGTGCAGTCCCTGTTGCTCGTGCTGCAGCCCGCACCGAGCTGAGTCCCTGAGCGTGGGGTTTTGTTTGTGGAAGGCTTTGGGGGCTCCTCATTTCTGCCTCTCAAGCCTGAAGCAAGGATCAGTTACCTCTTGAACAATAAACGCTTGGCTTAGGAACCCTGCTGGTAGCCCCTGCTCAGTCCCCTCAGGTCCCAAACTCAGGCATTGAGAGGGGAAGTATTTACCCCAGGCATCTGGGGACAGGGGCAAGATCTAAGGTTATCTGTGCGCGCAGGGTCTGGATTGCAGGCCCCGTGACAGAGACGGGGGATATCGGTGACCATAAGCTGATTGTAAGACCACGATATAAGACgctcttctgggacttccctggcggtccagtggttaagtctccgagcttccaatgcaggggacgggtcgggaaactaaggtcccgcatgccatgtggtgcggccagcggggtggggggaaaaaaagcagcagcagctctTCCCCCGTGTCCACAGGcagagggcctggggctggggaggaggcctgGTGGGTGGGTTCTGGCTGGTCCCCACTAGGAGGGGAGCATTGACTAGTCTGGACTAGGCTAGGGGAGCAGCCACATGAGGAATCCTGGACTGGAGGAGCTGTAGAGCCTGGGCTGCCCCGGGGGACGGGGTGGGTCTCTGCACCACCTCTGAAGGGCTGTCCCTGCAGAGGCAGACTGTCCTGAGAGCCAGGGCCTTGAGGCCTGGGATGGGGCTCAGTCTGCCATGCTGAGGCAGTGGCCCTCCTGTCCCCAGGGCTGGGCACCAGGCCCTCCACATTCGGCTTTCCCAGACCTTCTGCAGCCAGCCCAAGAAGTTCAAGGTTTATCAGTTTACTAAAAATTACAGCCTTTTTCACGTGGGTTTAAAAAATGGGGACAATGGGTACAATTAAAAACATCATAGTTGTATAGGGAATGGCCACAGGGCCAGGGGCAGCCAGTCCCCTGCAACTTCCAGGAAGCCGCACAGGCCCAGATCCTGGGCAGCAGGAAGGGGTGGATGCAAGCAAGGAGACCCTCCTGCTAAGAGGCTGAGGTCTCCTCAGGCTCCAAGGATGGGGTGTCAGCCTTGATCTTTTGGGGTCTGCGGCGGCCTGTGGGGAGGACAGGTGAGGTGGCAGCTCGGACCCCAGGCCGAGGACTCTGTCCCAACAGCCTCCCTACCACCTCTGTCGACGTGTTCCTCCCACCCGCACTGccatcccttcctctcctggaGAGCCCGTTTTGGTGGTGCCCCTTCCCTCCCTAGAGGAAGATGCTGAGGAAGGCCCACCTGAGGTCGCTGgttgcctcctcctcttccctttctcagGGACGCAGGGGGCTTCTGGGTCCCGTTGGAGGCTGGTCCCCTCTGGCTGCTGGGCCGCAGTCTGCTCAGGAAGGCCTCTCCGTGCCCTTCGTGTCCTTGAAGGGGCCTTGTTTGGAGGTGGAGGGTTCTGGGTGGAGAAGACACGGGTCCCTGAGGAGCTCAGCAGGTCACAGGTTGGTTAGGACCCACCATTGCCCTCCATTGTCAAGGGAAGGAGCTGCCCAACAGCCTGGCCTGGGGGGTGCAGCCAGGACAGGAGAGGGTACAGGGAGGGGGTAGGAGCAGGGAGACATACCTCCACTTGGTCCTCAGGACCCCTCTGTGCTCCCTTGGATTTCTTCTTGCGGGACTTGCCCCCTGCAGGATACTGTTGCTGATGGGGTTGGAGGGTCTTGTGGCCACAGCCCCCTTTCTCTAGACTCCCATGCTCCCACTCTGGAGTGCCTCCGAGGGTTGGAGTGGGGACTGGGATGGAGAAGGGTGCTGTAGCCCTTGCAGGCAACTAGTCCTTTTCCCTCTCATTACATTAGGCATAGCTTACCTTTGGGCGCCAAGGGTCCAGGATCCCCCTAAAATGGAATCAGGAGAATTCAGGAGTCAATCTGGCAGGGGTGGTTTTCCTTGGAGAGGCAGAACTCACACCTGTCCTTCCAGATCAGTGAAGCCCCTCCCCTAGGAAGCCTCTCTGACCGTCCCCTCCCCCCCAGGTCAGAGCCAACAGCAAGGTAACCCTGCCCTGGGCTGCTCCACTAGCTGGGACCCTGGGactcagaggaggggaggggcatagcacagggaaagcTTAGATCCTCAGGAACAGTGCAACCCCAGGTCTTTCCATCCCACCAGCTTCCTTAGGGCTCCATTTGCCTGTGTGAGCACTAGAGCCCAAACCTGGAACCAGATGGTGCGGCCATGCCGGTCCCGCAGGGAGCTCATGCCTGGCGTGCCATAACACCGCAGCCAGGCTCGGAAGGCAGCAAAGTCCTCCTCCGTGCTCTCCGGCCCATAGCCTTTGCCCCCTGTGGGACAGAGGAGCCAGGCGGAGGTCAGGGGGCTGACTTAGGCTGGGAGTGGGGGGGAGCCCAGTTAGACCTGGCTCAGACCTCAGCTTTACAAGCTGATGGACTGAGCCAGGGGGCCAaggctctccctcctccagctgtgtgacctcaggctggTGTCTTCCTCACTCTGGGCCATGGCTTTCCCATCCTGGAGTTGAGTTAAGAATCCTTGCCCCTGCCTGCCTCATGGGGCAGCTCAGGGGACACAGACACCCGACACGTGAAGATCAGTGAAGGAGGCCTAGTCCATTTAGGAACGACTAGGTTGACAAACTTCCCCAGGCAGGGaaccaggcccagagaggggcaggaacTGTCCCAGGTTACACGATATGCCAAAGCAGACCTAGCTGGCCATCTTTGCCTCCCAGGCCTCACCCAGCTGGACCACTTCCTTGGGCACTGAGTGGCACAGCTCCAATAGGTCTGGGTTCTGCAGCTTGGCCCTGATCTTCTGGCTCAGGGTCAGCTCCGGGCTCTGGAGAAGAGGCAGGGGTAGGACCTGGATGTCAGTATGAGGCAGGGCCACTCAGAAGGCAGCTGACCCCTTGAGGAACAGACCCCTTCTGAGCTTGGCTGGACTCAGACAGTTCATCTGCCCCCCATCACCTCCCCCACGCACACACATTGCAGAGATGCGGAAACAGGCTGGAAACCGAGAAGGGACCTGCTTGAGTTAAGCTGGAGACGCCTGACCCAGCCCAGGCCCTTGTCGGCCTGCACTGATAGGTGCGTGCatccctccctgcagcctcaccGGCCTGCGCTGCTGCAGTGCCTCCAGAACCGTGCGGGCCTTCTCGAAGGGGGGTATCCTCAGCCTGCAGTGAGGTGGAGAGAGGGCGCCATGCTAAGCAGTGGGGACTGTGGGCACACCCAGCCACCCCAGCCCTCGTGCCCAGGGCCTGCCTACTGACCGGTATAGGATCTCTGCCCGCAGATAGTTGCCAATGCCATTGAAGAACCTCTGGTCCAAGAGGGCCTCACAAATGGGCCGGTCAAAGGCCTTGTCTGCTAGGTTTCGTAACACATTCTCCCTGGAGGGACACAGTCTGGGCACATGAGACCCattctgcccaccccacccctccctgcctcccaatGGGttaggggagaggagctgggggaaCCCATTCCTGGGTGCAAGGGAAGGAAATGGGGAGTCCCAGTTCCCCTCTTCCCAGCCTCAGTGGTGTTTTGGCAGTGGGAACCTCAGTTTTCTGTTAAATGGGAACAACAGTGTGGGATTCTAATGCATtacaaaaggtaaaaaaataccAGTCAAAAGCAGCACGTTCAGGAAAACACATGAGTCTaggtgtgtggtgtgtatatcACCAAAGTGCCTCAGACTCGAGACATTTTTGAGAACAAGGTGACCACAGGACCTCAGGTGTGTCCGCAGTCTGGAACTCCCTGTCTAGGACTTCTGGTTGGTTAGATATGAAGGTTTGATATTGGCGGGGTCAGGTCTTTTCAAGAAGCTGAAGATCTTCCAGGAAACTGGTACTGGCACTGTTTGTTTAGCAGGAGTGAGGGGGCAAGCCCTGGCTGGTGAGAGCCCCAgcagctcccaccccacctccaaggGGCATGGGTCTCTTCACCACCATGAAGGGTACGTGTATCTTGTTTCTTTGTGGAAAAGGATCATGGCAAGACTGACTCAGTGATGGGCATGAGAAGCAAGTGAAATAGGGGGCCAGAAGACAGAGTTTTGGGGTAAAGGTAAGAGTGGAAGGTTGGCCTGGGTGTTCAGAATTCTGAGGGGGGCGGATCCCCACAGGCTCCGCAGCTGGAGGACAAAACAAGCCGAAACGCTCATCTTGTGAGAGGAGCTTCAGCTGGCAAAGGGTACACTTGTGGCATGACTCCCCAGAAGAGGTGAAGTGGGAGAAATCCAAGACAACACAGACACTTCCCTAGGGGTGCACTTGGGGGCATACCTGGGAAGGCCAGCAGTCTGCTGCCTTCTGTGGCACCAGAGACGCCCTGACCCACCCCAAGGGGCAGCCGAAGGCGTGCCTTCCCCAAGAAAGGATTTGCCAAGTCCACTCCAAGCCTTTGTCTTTGTGATTCTTGTCAGATTGCTTTTACTTTAGAGCTATGCAcagctggctccttctcatcagGCAGGCCTCAGCTCACACGTCACCTGGGGTGGCCTTTCCTAATgcatcctcctcctccccccacctccacagcTCAAAGTCATTTTCTACCTCTTGGATTTTTCTTCAGGCATGTGTCTATTTGAATTAATCTAGTCCCCTTTTTCCCCCTGCCCTACCTGAACTAGCTCTGTGGGAGCAGGGACCACATCCCTCTTGATCACTGCTGAACCCCCAACACTTAGAGTTGGCCTGGCACGAAGCAGAGACTCATACATGTTTTATCTTTAGAGGAAGGGAAGTGGCTGACACTGTGCCATCTTGTGTGTGCCATCTTATGTGACCTGGATCACATCCCAGGTGGAGCCGTTACCCCTCCCTCAGGCAGAAGACAGGCACAGAGACCACGGGACACAGACCAGTGGGTAGGCAGAATGTGGGAGACCACAGTCTGATTCAGAGACCACATTAGGCAGTCCTCTCCGCACTCCCTTGAAGCAATTCCTTCCTGCTCAGCCTCCTTTCTTAGGTTGTTAAAGCCTCTCCACCTTTCTTCTTAGCCTCTTGAGGGTGCCAGAAGACAGAGTGGGATGCTGACCTGAGACCCAGCTCTCACACTAACTGGCCATGTCCTCATCCACCTCTtgctcccaccctctccctcgTCAGTTTTGGGTTTCCACATCCATTAGCTCAGGGAACTGTCCCCAGGAAAGCACACTGTCTTGGTCTACAGGTGAAGGGAGTGGAACTCACTTCTTGGCCACCGAGGCACTAACGGCCAGGAGCCCAGGGCTGTATTCATCACACCTGGTGCGGGCCCTACCTGAACTGCTCGTACTCCAGCAAGACACATGGCCCGCGGCCTGGCTGCCACTTGCCCCCGAGGTCCCAGTGGCCAAAGCGGCGGATGTCCACGAAGCAGAGGGCAAGTCGGGGGCCAGGGGGAGCCGTGTAAAAGCGCAGATGGGCATGGGGCGGCAGCGCATCGCTGGGCACCAGCTGGAAGGAGCCGGTCATGCCAAAGCGGAAGACAAGGGCCAGTGGCCCTTGTGGGGGCTGAGCCCCAGGCAGGGGGCTCAGTGTCAGGCGCAGCTCCTTGCCTCGGGCTAAAGCTGAGATGTGGTAGGCGCTGCTCTCAAAGGGCACCTCAGGGTTGCGGCTGACAGGTGACTTCTCCACACACCCGCCAAACACCAGCTCCCTGCATGCCTCGTTCACAAAGTGACTGGCCAGATGCAGCTCAGGGCCCTCAGGCATTCTGTGGGAGGGGTGGCCAGGCCCTGTGGGGGAGGATGATAGCAGGTTGGGCCAGGTGTGCATCCAGTGAGGTAGCAATTATCACTTCCAGTTTTCAGAGGGTCAGAGGGGGCCATGGTCAACTGATAATTGGCAGGAAGTCAGCTGGCTTGGTcacagcccctgctccacaacccttgccccgccccccccccc
It encodes the following:
- the MAN2C1 gene encoding alpha-mannosidase 2C1 isoform X3, which produces MAAAPALKHWRTTLERVEKFVSPLYFTDCNLRGRLFGDSCPVAELSSFLTPERLPYQEAVQQDFRPAQVGDSFGPTWWTCWFRVELTIPEAWVGQEVHLRWESDGEGLVWRDGEPVQGLTKEGEKTSYVLTDKLGEEDPRSLTLYVEVACNGLLGAGKGSMIAAPDPEKMFQVSRAELAVFHRGVHKLLVDLELLLGIAKGLGEDNQRSYQALYTANQMVNICDPAQPETFPVAQALASKFFGQRGGESQHTIHALGHCHIDTAWLWPFKETVRKCARSWVTVVQLMERNPEFIFACSQAQQLAWVKSHYPGLHARLQEFACRGQFVPVGGTWVEMDGNLPSGEAMVRQFLQGQSFFLQEFGKMCSEFWLPDTFGYSAQLPQIMRSCGIGHFLTQKLSWNLVNSFPHHTFFWEGLDGSRVLTHFPPGDSYGMQGSVEEVLKTVAKNRDKGRTNHSAFLFGFGDGGGGPTQTMVDRLKRLCNTDGLPRVQFSSPERLFSALEGHSGQLCTWVGELFLELHNGTYTTHAQIKKGNRECERILHDVELLSSLALARSAQFLYPAAQLQDLWRLLLLNQFHDVVTGSCIQLVAEEAMCHYEDIRSRGNTLLSAAAAALCAGEPGPEGLLIVNTLPWKRTEVLALPRPGGAHCLDLIPSSGDSAQHGLCSCSHPHLAAAPAAPAACVCSAGAPQPGAGGPPPTKTDGSVTLDNGIIRVRLDPTGRLTSLVLVASGREAVAEGAVGNQFVLFDDVPLYWDAWDVMDYHLETRKPVLGQAGTLAVGTQGGVRGSAWFLLQISPSSRLSQEVVLDVGCPYVRFHTEVHWHEAHKFLKVEFPARVRSPQATFEVQFGHLQRPTHYNTSWDWARFEVWAHRWMDLSEHGFGLALLNDCKYGASVRGSVLSLSLLRAPKSPDATVDMGRHEFTYALMPHEGSFQDAGVIPAAYSLNFPLLALPAPGPAPAAAWSAFSVSSPAVVLETVKQAETSLQGRKLVLRLYEAHGSHVDCWLHMSLPVQEAVLCDLLERRDPAGPLPLRDSRLKLTFSPFQVQSLLLVLQPAPS
- the MAN2C1 gene encoding alpha-mannosidase 2C1 isoform X2; this translates as MAAAPALKHWRTTLERVEKFVSPLYFTDCNLRGRLFGDSCPVAELSSFLTPERLPYQEAVQQDFRPAQVGDSFGPTWWTCWFRVELTIPEAWVGQEVHLRWESDGEGLVWRDGEPVQGLTKEGEKTSYVLTDKLGEEDPRSLTLYVEVACNGLLGAGKGSMIAAPDPEKMFQVSRAELAVFHRGVHKLLVDLELLLGIAKGLGEDNQRSYQALYTANQMVNICDPAQPETFPVAQALASKFFGQRGGESQHTIHALGHCHIDTAWLWPFKETVRKCARSWVTVVQLMERNPEFIFACSQAQQLAWVKSHYPGLHARLQEFACRGQFVPVGGTWVEMDGNLPSGEAMVRQFLQGQSFFLQEFGKMCSEFWLPDTFGYSAQLPQIMRSCGIGHFLTQKLSWNLVNSFPHHTFFWEGLDGSRVLTHFPPGDSYGMQGSVEEVLKTVAKNRDKGRTNHSAFLFGFGDGGGGPTQTMVDRLKRLCNTDGLPRVQFSSPERLFSALEGHSGQLCTWVGELFLELHNGTYTTHAQIKKGNRECERILHDVELLSSLALARSAQFLYPAAQLQDLWRLLLLNQFHDVVTGSCIQLVAEEAMCHYEDIRSRGNTLLSAAAAALCAGEPGPEGLLIVNTLPWKRTEVLALPRPGGAHCLALVTVPSMGYAPAPTPTSLQPLLPQQPVFVVQETDGSVTLDNGIIRVRLDPTGRLTSLVLVASGREAVAEGAVGNQFVLFDDVPLYWDAWDVMDYHLETRKPVLGQAGTLAVGTQGGVRGSAWFLLQISPSSRLSQEVVLDVGCPYVRFHTEVHWHEAHKFLKVEFPARVRSPQATFEVQFGHLQRPTHYNTSWDWARFEVWAHRWMDLSEHGFGLALLNDCKYGASVRGSVLSLSLLRAPKSPDATVDMGRHEFTYALMPHEGSFQDAGVIPAAYSLNFPLLALPAPGPAPAAAWSAFSVSSPAVVLETVKQAETSLQGRKLVLRLYEAHGSHVDCWLHMSLPVQEAVLCDLLERRDPAGPLPLRDSRLKLTFSPFQVQSLLLVLQPAPS